Below is a genomic region from Methanocalculus alkaliphilus.
TGGGAGGGCGACAGTGCTGAAGGACCATTCGAACTTGCCATGGAGAGGGGGCTGGCTGGCTTCAGCGGCTGGTTGATGAATGAGACAGTATCCGGGGAGGCAATGAAAATTCCATGGAACGGTACAAGAACAACTCCTCTGAAAGTATCGTGGACCGGTATCTGGAAGGACGAGGTTGAAGGGGTCGGGGAGATGAAGCTCCATCAGGCAGGGAACACAGTAAAAGGAACATACGGATATGATTCTGATTATGGTGCCATTTCCGGGACGCTATCAGGCGGAGGATACATCCTCACAGGCAGATGGTACGAGGATGGGGCCGAAGGGGATTTTTCGTTTACGATGACACCCCGACAGGATGCCTTCAGCGGATGGTGGATAGATGACGTCTCATCCGGTGATACAACCAAACATCCATGGAATGGTATCAGGTCTTTGCCATAAGGCTCACCGGTATCGTATATGCGGATCGAGCCTGACGAGGATGAGCCTGAGTCTTGGCAATGACAATGAAAAAAATTTATCATCTGATATACCGTAGAAAGCATATGTCACATACCGGATCTGATACCACTCAGATCTCAATCCTTTATGTGGACGATGAACCGCCGTTCCTTGAGATAGGCAGGTTATTTCTTGAGAGGCGCAATGGAATCCGGGTTGCAACCCTTGAGTCAGCATACGATGCACTCCGGGAGCTTGAGACGAGATCCTATGATGTGATCATCTCTGATTACCAGATGCCGGGGATGAACGGAATCGCTTTTTTAAAGGCGCTCAGGGAGAGGGGCGACAGCACCCCGTTTATCATCTTCACCGGGAGAGGGCGGGAAGAGGTCGTCATTGAAGCATACGAGGAGGGTGCTGACTTCTATATTCAGAAAGGCGGTGATCCGGGATCCCAGTTTGCCGAGCTTGAGAAGAAGATCAGAAAGGCTGTTGATCTTCACAGGGCAGAGAAGGCCGTCACGGAGAGCGAAGAGAAGTACCGGACACTGGTTGACCGGGCAAGCCAGATGCTCTTCCTCCATGATCAACACGGTGCAATCCTCGATGTGAACCAGAAATCGGTTCAATGCACCGGATACAGCCGTGAAGAGCTCCTCTCGATGAATGTCACGGATATCGACCCTGATGTAGAGAGGCGGGGAGATAAACGGTGGCTCTGGCAGGAGGCGCCAGTCCTGGAAGAGCTGATCTTTGAGACACGGCACCAGCGCAAAGATGGATCCATCTATCCTGCCGAGGTTCATGCAACACGTGTGGATATCGCCGGCGAGCCCTGCATCCTGGGACTTGCAGCCGACATCACAAGCCGCAAACTCGAGGAGGCGACACTCCGGGAGAACGAGGAAAAGTTGCAGGGCATCCTCAACAATCTCCAGGACATCTACTACAGGACCGACTCCGAGGGGATGATCATGATGGTGAACCACTCAGCAGCGTCCATCTTAGGCTTCCCATCAGTTGATGAGATTATTGGAAGGGCCGCTTCTGATTTCTGGGCAGATCCTGAAGAACGCAAGAAGATGCTGAGGCGGATTGCAGATGAGGATAATGTTTCCGATTATGAGGCGACACTCAGAAAGGCAGACGGAACCCTCTTTCCTGTCTCAGTATCCTCTCGTCTCCTCTTTGAAAATCCGGGAAATCCGGTCGGGGTTGAAGGGATCATACGCGATATCACCCGGAGAAAAAAGGCTGAGGAGAGACTCAGGGAGAGTGAGGAGAAGTTCAGAACTCTTGTTGAGAATGCATTCGATGGCATTCTCATTGCCGACTTCTCAGGGAATATCCTGTTTTGTAACCACTCTGCCGCAAGGATTGTCGATGTACCAGATCCCGGGAGGATGATCGGGACAAGAAACGTGATGGAATTCATTGCACCGGATTCAAAGGAAGGTGTTATCCAGGACTTTCGCCAGGTTGCTTTGGGAATCGATGCATACCTCGTCAATTACCAGCTGATCACTGATTCGGATCGCATGATCTGGGTGGAGTGTATCGGGAGACGGATCGAGTATGAAGGCAAATCTTCGATGATCATCTCGATGCGTGACATCACCCGCCGGAAAGAGGCATATTTTGAACTCGAAACGACACAACAACGACTGAAAGAGGCGCATCAGCTGGCGGAGATCGGGGTATGGGACTGGATCATGGAGACAGACAGCATGACCTGGTCTGAAGAGCTCTACGTTATTGCAGGGAGAGATCCGGCCCTTCCCGCACTGAACTATAAAGAACATCAACCACTCTACACTCCGGCAAGTTGGGATCATCTCAAACAAGCGATTCATAGGACACTGGAGGCAGGTGAGCCCTTCAAGCTTGAACTTGAGATGGTCCGTCCGGATGGCACGATACGAAATGTGCATGCACTCGGCCGCCAGAGCCTTGATATCAACGGCAATTGCATCGGGCTTCATGGAGCGGTGCAGGATATCACCGAACGGAAACGAATCGAGGAGGAATTGCAGAAGATCTCTCTCTATACCCGCGGGCTTATCGAAGCAAGTCTTGATCCGCTGGTCA
It encodes:
- a CDS encoding PAS domain S-box protein gives rise to the protein MSHTGSDTTQISILYVDDEPPFLEIGRLFLERRNGIRVATLESAYDALRELETRSYDVIISDYQMPGMNGIAFLKALRERGDSTPFIIFTGRGREEVVIEAYEEGADFYIQKGGDPGSQFAELEKKIRKAVDLHRAEKAVTESEEKYRTLVDRASQMLFLHDQHGAILDVNQKSVQCTGYSREELLSMNVTDIDPDVERRGDKRWLWQEAPVLEELIFETRHQRKDGSIYPAEVHATRVDIAGEPCILGLAADITSRKLEEATLRENEEKLQGILNNLQDIYYRTDSEGMIMMVNHSAASILGFPSVDEIIGRAASDFWADPEERKKMLRRIADEDNVSDYEATLRKADGTLFPVSVSSRLLFENPGNPVGVEGIIRDITRRKKAEERLRESEEKFRTLVENAFDGILIADFSGNILFCNHSAARIVDVPDPGRMIGTRNVMEFIAPDSKEGVIQDFRQVALGIDAYLVNYQLITDSDRMIWVECIGRRIEYEGKSSMIISMRDITRRKEAYFELETTQQRLKEAHQLAEIGVWDWIMETDSMTWSEELYVIAGRDPALPALNYKEHQPLYTPASWDHLKQAIHRTLEAGEPFKLELEMVRPDGTIRNVHALGRQSLDINGNCIGLHGAVQDITERKRIEEELQKISLYTRGLIEASLDPLVTISPEGLITDVNQATEIVTGFSRKELIGSDFADYFTEPDQAGRGYAEAFTSGFVKDYPLTIRHRSGRTTDVLYNARVYTDQSGTVQGVFAAARDITERRIAEDALQTANHKLQILSSITRHDILNKIMILQAYLDLTIEEIDDPKLSAYLSEIDRAGSEIQRQIEFTRTYEELGVKKAAWQGIEELITRIPDCTIPVSADCHGYQVLADPMIERVFSNLMDNTLRHAEAADRVEVRCEEQNGDLLIIWQDDGPGVPDDLKEEIFKQGYGKNTGFGLFLAREILAITGITIHEIGVHGEGARFEIWVPAGVWKTKR